ATGCCCGCGGGGACGCCGCGCGCGCCGAGGATCGCCCGGACGGGGACCTTGCCGTCGGTCCGCGGCCGGGCGTCGGTCGTCCGGCGGTGCTCGACGCGCCGGAGCGAGGTGAGGGCGACCGCGCAGACCCCGGCCGAGACGAGGAGCGCCAGCGCGCTCGTACGGCCGAGGGCTCCGCCCTGTCCGGAGATGAGCGCGCCCGCCGCGATCGGGCCGATGAGCTGGCCGAGCGAGGCCCCGATGGTGAAGTGCCCGAAGTTGCGGTCCTGTTCCTGGGGTGCGGACTGCCGGGCCACGATCGACTGCGCGCCGATCACGAAGCACAGATGCCCCAGGCCCATCACCCCGCTCCAGGCGGCCATCGCGGGCAGCGAGGAGACGAGGCCGCTGAGCGCGCAGCCGCCGGAGATCAGCAGGACGCCGAGCGGCAGCAGGGGCGCGCAGCGCCCGTGGTCGGTGCGGCGGCCGAGCGGTACGGCGACGAAGAGCGGGAGCAGCGCGTACACCCCGGCGATGACGCCGACGGCCGTCTCGTCCGCGCCCAGCGCGAGGGCCCGGTAGGAGACGGCGGGCCGCGCCATCGACACCGCGCCCTGTGCGAAGGCGAAGGCGATGACGAGGCGCAGCAGCCAGCCCCTGCCGGGCCCGGATCGCGGTCGGCCGGTCATCACATGATGCCGAAGAGGATGCCCGCCCCGAGCACCACGAGCGAGGTGAGCACCGCCCACTTGACGGTGAAGCGGGTGTGGTCGCCGAACTCGACCTTCGCCATGCCGACGAGGACGTACACGGCGGGCA
This sequence is a window from Streptomyces parvus. Protein-coding genes within it:
- a CDS encoding MFS transporter, producing MTGRPRSGPGRGWLLRLVIAFAFAQGAVSMARPAVSYRALALGADETAVGVIAGVYALLPLFVAVPLGRRTDHGRCAPLLPLGVLLISGGCALSGLVSSLPAMAAWSGVMGLGHLCFVIGAQSIVARQSAPQEQDRNFGHFTIGASLGQLIGPIAAGALISGQGGALGRTSALALLVSAGVCAVALTSLRRVEHRRTTDARPRTDGKVPVRAILGARGVPAGILISMAVLSATDILTAYLPVVGEHRSIAPATVGLLLSLRAAATITCRLVMTPLLRLLGRRALLTTSCLVAGLLCAGVALPVSVPVLAVMLAVLGFCLGVGQPLSMTTVVRAAPEGARSTALALRLTGNRLGQVAAPAAAGLIAGAVGVAAPFVLLGVGLAGAAGLGLRGEGRAGSEPADEGRTEPVPADEAVSDRSNRRSAPGGCPRDRRAARSPRSGG